The following are encoded together in the Kwoniella europaea PYCC6329 chromosome 1, complete sequence genome:
- a CDS encoding OPT family small oligopeptide transporter codes for MSIYKYHSIPLENLDDARQSASTYENEDEYELDEVDNMSSDRKDDVLLPPRIYDEEVPLEHDKDKDKDLHQDPDALGVGHQVNLVEVPFATTPDGHRLTVGDTLPEVKAVALETDDPDEPCETIRAYVLGTIVASVGVALNVWFGARQPGIYISPFLAQLLSYPIGVALAKLLPKTKFTTFGRTWTLNPGPFTMKEHALIVLMATVSFPTATAVDVIIAIRQPVFFNDPEMGDNKGFQFLVVLSTQFLGFGVAGLARDYLVYPSAMTWPLNLAKLSLFNALHRRKVNEYGVVTLPKEDEDEQQDPPVHGWKVSMFRFCLYATTASFVWFFFTAFIFPSLTYFNWPTWINPTNKKLAIIMGSITGLGLNPIPTLDWTYISGAGLTPLITPWWATVSTFIGASIGYIIIAAIYFTNTWYSAYLVPNSNQAFDRFGAYYNVTAVLSADRTLDVEAYRAYSPLYFGAGYNVVITAYFASYSAILTYALLNHWSDLKKGYQTGVRRFKTMLNKNKNEHEDTIHHLPDYDIHYALMTRYKEVPQWWFLVIMVLSIVLGIIMCEVYNTTMPVWGIFCCLAMLLVFAIPTGIIQAISNMQMSLVILAEIIPGIAIPGRPYANMIFKLYGWVSLSMTLLYVLDQKLAHYLHLPPRATFRAQMWGCAISSFISIAIINWQFKAIPDLCMPGQKDLMTCPYYTTFYSSALLFGVVGPERMYGSLGLYKHTLWGFLAGAVLVVMAWAAKKRWPNKITKNINVPVIIFGAMYFAPYNWSFVWAGVPLAWFFMSYVFKRFPAWWNKYCYVLSIGLTVGAAVSGVIQFFCITYPGGIMPSWWGNTVYVSGCDALGCPLNEMPEVGYFGPGPGEYL; via the exons ATGTCGATATATAAGTATCATTCGATACCTTTGGAGAACTTGGACGATGCTCGCCAGTCCGCTTCTACTTACGAGAACGAAGACGAGTACGAACTTGACGAAGTAGATAACATGTCATCGgataggaaagatgatgTGCTTTTACCACCTAGGATTTACGATGAGGAGGTACCACTAGAACacgataaagataaagataaagattTACATCAAGATCCCGATGCTCTCGGTGTAGGACATCAAGTGAACCTTGTCGAAGTTCCCTTTGCGACTACTCCTGATGGACATCGATTGACGGTCGGCGATACTTTACCAGAAGTCAAAGCTGTCGCTCTCGAGACTGACGATCCCGATGAACCATGTGAGACTATTCGAGCTTACGTCCTTGGTACCATCGTGGCGTCAGTAGGTGTGGCTTTGAACGTATGGTTTGGTGCTCGTCAACCCGGTATCTACATCTCACCTTTCCTCGCTCAACTCCTATCGTATCCCATTGGTGTCGCACTTGCAAAGCTCCTCCCCAAGACGAAGTTCACAACTTTTGGCAGGACATGGACATTGAATCCTGGACCCTTTACAATGAAAGAGCATGCCTTG ATCGTGCTCATGGCGACAGTATCGTTCCCAACCGCTACAGCCGTCGATGTCATTATCGCCATTCGACAACCTGTCTTCTTCAACGATCCTGAGATGGGTGATAACAAAGGATTCCAATTCCTCGTTGTCCTCTCAACGCAGTTCTTAGGTTTCGGTGTCGCAGGTCTCGCCAGAGATTATCTGGTCTACCCATCAGCCATGACTTGGCCTTTGAACTTGGCAAAATTATCCTTGTTCAACGCTCTTCATCGAAGAAAGGTAAACGAGTATGGTGTGGTGACTTTAcccaaggaagatgaagacgaacAACAAGATCCACCCGTACATGGATGGAAAGTTTCGATGTTCCGATTCTGTCTATACGCCACTACTGCCAGTTTCGTttggttcttcttcaccgctttcatcttcccttctttgaCTTACTTCAATTGGCCAACTTGGATCAACCCTACTAACAAGAAATTGGCCATTATCATGGGATCGATCACGGGTCTG GGTCTTAACCCCATTCCCACCCTCGATTGGACATATATCAGTGGTGCAGGTCTCACACCGCTGATCACACCTTGGTGGGCTACTGTATCAACTTTCA TCGGTGCATCGATCGGttatatcatcatcgctgCCATCTACTTCACCAACACATGGTACAGCGCATACCTCGTGCCCAATTCCAATCAAGCCTTTGACCGATTTGGAGCCTATTACAACGTTACCGCGGTACTCAGTGCAGACAGGACTTTGGATGTTGAGGCATACCGAGCGTATTCTCC TCTTTACTTTGGTGCTGGGTACAACGTAGTCATCACAGCTTATTTCGCTTCCTACTCTGCCATTCTCACCTATGCCTTGCTCAATCACTGGTCTGATCTCAAGAAGGGATACCAAACCGGAGTCCGCCGGTTCAAGACAATGttgaacaagaacaaaaacGAACATGAAGataccatccaccatctcccAGACTACGATATTCATTACGCTCTCATGACTAGGTACAAGGAGGTGCCTCAATGGTGGTTTCTGGTGATCATGGTGCTCTCAATCGTACTTGGTATAATCATGTGCGAAGTTTACAATACCACAATGCCAGTCTGGGGTATATTTTGTTGTTTGGCTATGCTTCTTGTTTTTGCCATTCCGACTGGTATCATTCAAGCGATCTCT AACATGCAAATGTCTTTAGTCATTCTCGCCGAAATCATCCCTGGTATCGCCATTCCTGGACGACCCTATGCCAATATGATTTTCAAGTTATACGGATGGGTATCGCTCAGTATGACCTTGCTTTACGTCTTGGATCAGAAACTGGCCCATTACCTACATCTTCCACCTAGAGCTACGTTCAGAGCTCAGATGTGGGGTTGTGCGATCAGTTCTTTCATCTCGATCGCTATCATCAACTGGCAGTTCAAGGCTATCCCTGATCTGTGTATGCCTGGTCAGAAAGATCTGATGACCTGTCCTTACTAC ACCACTTTCTACTCTTCTGCTTTGTTATTCGGTGTAGTCGGTCCAGAAAGGATGTACGGTAGCTTAGGGCTGTACAAACACACCTTGTGGGGTTTCTTGGCGGGTGCGGTATTAGTCGTGATGGCTTGGGCAGCTAAGAAGAGATGGCCCAACAAGATAACAAAGA ATATTAACGTCCCCGTCATTATCTTTGGTGCTATGTACTTCGCACCTTACAACTGGTCTTTCGTCTGGGCCGGTGTACCCTTGGCGTGGTTCTTTATGTCATACGTCTTCAAGAGGTTCCCAGCATGGTGGAACAAATACTGTTATGTGTTATCAATCGGATTAACGGTCGGTGCTGCTGTCAGCGGTGTCATCCAGTTCTTCTGTATTACCTATCCTGGTGGAATCATGCCCTCTTGGTGGGGTAATACAGTTTACGTGTCTG GTTGTGATGCTCTGGGATGTCCGTTGAACGAAATGCCTGAAGTAGGATACTTCGGTCCAGGA CCTGGTGAATACTTGTAA